The following proteins are co-located in the Micromonospora coriariae genome:
- a CDS encoding LacI family DNA-binding transcriptional regulator, producing the protein MKRPTIADVARRAGVSKGAVSYALNGQPGVSEATRQRILAIAAEIGFSPSSAARALSGATAEAVGLALCRPARILGIEPFFMELISGVEAELSARSYALTLQVVADQDAEIAVYRRWWGERRVDGVLVCDLRTDDRRIPALEQLQLPAVVIGGPGGTGDLASVWSDDAAALTEAVEYLVALGHRRIARVGGLPDLRHTEIRTEAFAAVCQRLGLVDAVTVWSDYTGEEGGRATRRLLSSAHRPTAVIYDNDVMAIAGLSVAQEMGLTVPGDLSIVAWDDSPLCRLVHPSLTALGRDIPAYGAHAARQLLAVIAGDPATRVQDETPHLTPRGSTAPPRDR; encoded by the coding sequence GTGAAGCGGCCGACCATCGCCGACGTCGCCCGACGCGCCGGGGTGTCCAAGGGCGCCGTGTCGTACGCGCTCAACGGGCAGCCCGGCGTCTCCGAGGCCACCCGGCAGCGCATCCTGGCCATTGCCGCCGAGATCGGGTTCAGCCCGAGCAGCGCAGCTCGGGCGCTCTCCGGCGCCACCGCCGAGGCGGTCGGCCTGGCCCTGTGCCGGCCGGCCCGGATACTGGGCATCGAGCCCTTCTTCATGGAGCTGATCAGCGGCGTCGAGGCCGAGCTCTCCGCCCGCTCGTACGCGCTGACCCTGCAGGTGGTGGCCGACCAGGACGCCGAGATCGCGGTCTACCGGCGCTGGTGGGGCGAACGTCGGGTGGACGGAGTGCTCGTCTGCGACCTGCGCACCGACGACCGCCGGATCCCCGCGCTCGAACAGCTCCAGCTACCCGCTGTGGTGATCGGCGGGCCGGGCGGCACCGGCGACCTGGCCAGCGTCTGGTCCGACGACGCGGCCGCACTGACCGAGGCGGTGGAGTACCTGGTCGCGCTCGGGCACCGGCGCATCGCCCGGGTCGGCGGCCTGCCCGACCTGCGGCACACCGAGATCCGCACCGAGGCCTTCGCCGCGGTGTGCCAGCGGCTCGGCCTGGTCGACGCGGTCACCGTCTGGTCCGACTACACCGGCGAGGAGGGCGGCCGGGCCACCCGCCGCCTGCTCAGCTCCGCACATCGGCCCACCGCGGTCATCTACGACAACGACGTGATGGCCATCGCCGGGCTCTCCGTGGCCCAGGAGATGGGGCTCACCGTGCCGGGCGATCTGTCCATCGTGGCCTGGGACGACTCCCCACTCTGCCGGCTGGTGCACCCGTCACTGACCGCGTTGGGCCGCGACATCCCGGCGTACGGCGCGCACGCCGCCCGGCAGCTTCTCGCCGTCATCGCCGGAGACCCCGCCACCCGGGTCCAGGACGAGACCCCGCACCTCACCCCGCGCGGCAGCACCGCGCCGCCCCGCGACAGGTGA